A window of the Eulemur rufifrons isolate Redbay chromosome 6, OSU_ERuf_1, whole genome shotgun sequence genome harbors these coding sequences:
- the LOC138384884 gene encoding olfactory receptor 2AG1, translating to MELWNSTLGRGFILVGILSDSGSPELLCATLTVLYTLALTSNGLLLLVITMDARLHVPMYLLLGQLSLMDLLFTSVVTPKTLTDFLRRENIISFGGCALQMFLALTLGGAEDLLLAFMAYDRYVAICHPLNYMFLMRPRVCWLMVATSWILASLSALGYTIYTMHYPFCKAQKIRHLLCEILPLLRLACADTFRYELMVYVMGVTFLIPPLAAILASYMLILFTVLHMPSNEGRKKALITCSSHLTVVGMFYGAATFMYVLPSSFHSPKQDNIVSVFYTIVTPALNPLIYSLRNREVMGALGRVLRKHISPTRSTP from the coding sequence ATGGAGCTCTGGAACTCCACCTTGGGAAGGGGCTTCATCTTGGTGGGGATTCTGAGTGACAGTGGTTCTCCAGAACTGCTCTGTGCTACACTTACAGTCCTGTACACGTTGGCCCTGACCAGCAATGGCCTGCTGCTCCTGGTCATCACAATGGACGCCCGGCTCCACGTGCCCATGTACCTCCTGCTTGGGCAACTCTCTCTCATGGACCTCTTGTTCACATCTGTTGTCACTCCCAAGACTCTCACTGATTTTCTGCGCAGAGAAAACATCATCAGCTTTGGAGGCTGTGCCCTTCAGATGTTCCTGGCACTGACACTGGGTGGTGCAGAGGACCTCCTACTGGCCTTCATGGCCTATGACAGGTATGTGGCCATTTGTCATCCTCTGAACTACATGTTCCTCATGAGGCCAAGGGTCTGCTGGCTCATGGTGGCCACATCTTGGATCCTGGCATCCCTGAGTGCTTTAGGATATACCATATATACTATGCACTATCCCTTCTGCAAAGCCCAGAAGATCAGGCACCTGCTCTGTGAGATCCTGCCTTTGTTGAGGTTGGCCTGTGCAGATACCTTTAGATATGAGCTCATGGTATATGTGATGGGTGTGACCTTCCTGATCCCCCCTCTTGCTGCTATACTGGCCTCCTACATGCTAATCCTGTTCACTGTGCTCCATATGCCCTCCAatgaggggaggaagaaagccCTTATCACCTGCTCTTCCCATCTAACTGTAGTGGGGATGTTCTATGGAGCGGCCACATTCATGTATGTCCTGCCCAGTTCCTTCCACAGCCCCAAACAGGACAACATCGTCTCTGTGTTCTACACAATTGTCACTCCAGCCCTGAATCCCctcatctacagcctgaggaataGGGAGGTCATGGGGGCCTTGGGAAGGGTCCTGAGAAAGCACATATCACCAACACGATCCACCCCCTAG